In Bacteroidota bacterium, the DNA window TGAGATTTCAAAGCATTTTTTGGATAATTCGATTCCTGCTTTCCAAACGTCAAGTTCTGTTAATTGCATCATAATTGAGGGATTTTTATTTTTAATTGTTTTTTTTAGTTTTTAAAAAATGGTGGTCTTGAAACATTAGCTTTTAAAATTTTATTTCTTGATTTTACAAAAACTTCTGTACCTGACTTTCTATATCCTTTGGCAATATAACCCATTGCAATGGATTTTTTTGTCAAAGGGGATTGTGTTCCCGAAGTAATTTCTCCTATTATTTCTTCTTTTTCATTTAATATTTCCATGTGTTGCCTTGGAATTCCTTTGTCAACTAATACTATTCCAACTAATTTTCTTTCAACACCTTCTTCCTTTAATTTCAAATGATAATCTTTTTTAATAAAATCTTTGGAGAACTTAGTTATCCAGCCTAATCCAGCTTCAATAGGGGATGTTGTATCGTTAATATCATTTCCATAAAGACAGAATCCTGATTCTAATCTCAATGTATCACGTGCACCAAGTCCAATAGCTTTAATACCTAACTCATTGTTATGAGCAAATATTTTATCCCAAATTTTCGGCATATCATCATTTGATGAATAAATTTCAAAACCACCTGAACCGGTATAACCTGTTGTTGAAATTAAAATATTGTCAATACCTGCTATTGTTCCTACTTTAAAAGTGTAATATTCCATTTCTCCGAGGTCAAGCTCTGTAAGTTCTTTTAAAGCATCCAAAGCTTTTGGTCCTTGAATGGCAATTTGTGCAACATTATCAGATGTATTTGTTAAATCGGCATTAAATTTTTTATTTTGCAGATTTACCCAATTCCAATCTTTTTCAATATTTGATGCGTTTACTACTAATAAATAATGTTCATCAGTAAATTTATAAACAAGGAGGTCGTCTATAATTCCACCCTTATCATTTGGGAAACAACTGTATTGAACTTTTCCCTGAACTAATTTCGATACATCATTGGAAGTAATATATTGAAGAAAATCTAAGGCTTTTGGTCCTCTCACTTCAAATTCTCCCATGTGACTTACGTCAAAAACTCCTACATTATTTCTTACTGTATTATGTTCATCTTTTATTCCCGAATAAGAAACCGGCATATTATATCCTGCAAAAGGAACTATTTTCGCTCCAAGTTCTATATGTTTTTGTGTTAATGCTGTATTTTTCATGAAAATTGTATTTTTTATGTTAATTGCAAATATATATTTTTTGATAAGAAATAAAGATTTTATTTTTTATTATCAAATAAAAAAAATGTGAATTATTAAAATTTATAAAAAATATTGATTCGACAAACAACGAATTTTATATCGCAAAAAAAAGCTGTCAAAAATAAGACAGCTTTTAAATTTTTTATCTTTGAAAAGAAAATATTTAGTCAGCAAAAAGTGGAAATCCTGCCATCATTTTATTTACTTTATTTCTAACAGAATCAATTACTTCTTTATTTTCATAATCACTGATAACTTCATCAATGAAATCAACAATAGGAAGCATATCTTTTTCCTTAAGTCCTCTTGTTGTAATTGCCGGAGTACCAATTCGTAATCCTGATGCTTGGAATGGAGAGCGGTCATCAAAAGGAACCATGTTTTTGTTTACGGTAATATCTGCTTCAACAAGAACATCTTCTACAATACGCCCTGTAATTTCAGGGAACTTTGGTCTGAGGTCAATTAGCATCAAATGATTGTCTGTACCTCC includes these proteins:
- the gcvT gene encoding glycine cleavage system aminomethyltransferase GcvT yields the protein MKNTALTQKHIELGAKIVPFAGYNMPVSYSGIKDEHNTVRNNVGVFDVSHMGEFEVRGPKALDFLQYITSNDVSKLVQGKVQYSCFPNDKGGIIDDLLVYKFTDEHYLLVVNASNIEKDWNWVNLQNKKFNADLTNTSDNVAQIAIQGPKALDALKELTELDLGEMEYYTFKVGTIAGIDNILISTTGYTGSGGFEIYSSNDDMPKIWDKIFAHNNELGIKAIGLGARDTLRLESGFCLYGNDINDTTSPIEAGLGWITKFSKDFIKKDYHLKLKEEGVERKLVGIVLVDKGIPRQHMEILNEKEEIIGEITSGTQSPLTKKSIAMGYIAKGYRKSGTEVFVKSRNKILKANVSRPPFFKN